ACCTCACAGCCTCAAAAATCCTATTGATGTGCTCTTCAAGTCCGCCGATGTCATCGGCGATATGCTCAAAACCTTCCGTGCCACGGGCAAAGACGACCACCCACAAAAAGACAACCTCGTTGCAATCCTCAAAAATTACACCGAACAACTCGAAAAATTCGGTGAAATTCGCGCTGTACTTTCGCTTAGCGAGATGCAAACGAGCAAAGCGATTGAAACAGTTGAAGCCAGTGCCCAGCAACGTCGCACACAAAGCGTTGCCGAACAGACTGTGCGCATTGACATTCGCGCTCTCAACAACCTTGTCAATCTTTCTGCCGAACTCGTCATTGCCCGAAACCGTCTGAATAATGAACTCTTGGCGTTCAATAAAGCATCAACCGATTTAACAAAGAGCGTTCTCAGCTTGCGCAGATTAGCAAGAAGGTGATGACGATGATTCAGAAAGGGAGCAAGGAATCAAGTGCGCTTGCAAGCTACAGCGATGTGCTTAAAGAGTTCTCGGAAACGGAGTTTGACCGTTTTAGCGAATTGGACATCATCTCGCGCGACATCAAATCTGCCATTTTGAACTTTGATGAGTCAATCTCTGACCTAAAGAGCATTGGCAGTTTGTTTAACCAGAACGTGATCAAGGTCAGCAACATTGCCAACGACCTCAACCGAGAAATCGTCGGCATGCGCATGGTGCCAGTGAAGCAAATGTTCACGCGCTTCAGCCGCTCTGTGCGTGATATTGCCAAAATTGAGCAAAAGGAAATCAATCTTGTCACTGAAGGCGAAGAGACGAAATTGGATAAGACTGTGATGGAAGACGTCATTGAGCCTGTGATGCACATTGTGCGTAACGCTATTGGACACGGTATCGAAACGCCTGATGTACGCCTTGCTCACGGGAAATCGCCGGTCGGCACGATTACACTGCGCGCTTATCAGAAAGGCAGTCGCGTCATTCTTGAAGTTGAAGATGACGGCGGCGGGATTAACATTGAGAAAGTTAAAGCCAAAGCGATTAAAGTCGGTCTGATTACGCCCGAAGAAGCTGAAAAAATGACCCCTGCACAAGCCACTGAACTCATTTTCCGTCCGGGCTTTAGCACAGCAGATAAAGTTACGGAATTGCAAGGTCGTGGCGTCGGTATGGACGTGGTACAAAACACCATTCGTCGGCTCAAAGGGACCACCAACATCGAGACGGTGTCAGGTAAAGGCACAAAGTTTATCATTTCTTTGCCACTGACGCTCGCTATCGGCGATGCCTTGCTGGTTACAGCGCTCGACCAAACCTATGCGATTCCACTCGAGCCCGTGCTTGAGACAAGCTATATTTCAACAGATATCATTGAGCAAGACGAGGATGGCAAGCGCTACATCACGCTGCGTGATGAACGCATTGAATTGCGATACCTCAATGACGTACTCGGGTATCAATCCGATGTTTTGCATTTCAAAGCTAAAGTAGCTGTCGTTATCATTCAACTCGAAGAAGAGCAGAAAAAAGTTGCTGTTGCAGTCGAAAAACTTATCGGCAAGGAAGAAATCGTTGTCAAGACCCTCGGCAAACACTTACGCAACGTTCCCGGTGTTATCGGCTCCACAATTCTTGGCGACGGTCAGGTGATTATCATTTTAGATATTGATTATCTCTTACGCTCCGAAGAATCTCGCTCTCGTGATGTGCATGTCTCGGTTGACAGTGCCGCAGCAGAAACCATTGCAGTTAGCACGGAGCCGATTATGCCTACGGTTAAGCGTCGCCGTCGCAAAGGGGCTAAAATTACAGTGCTTCATGCCGACGACTCGCCTAGCGTCCGCAAGTATGTTCAATCCGTTCTGAAAACTGCTGACATTACCGTTATCTCTGCTGATGATGGTCTTGCGGCTTTGAACCGCTTGCCTACATCGAACGCTGACCTTGTCATCAGCGACCTTGAAATGCCACGCATGAACGGCTTTGAACTTGTCTCTGAAATTCGCAAAATGCCAGAGTATCAAGATTTACCGATTATTATCGTTACGGCGCGCGCCGCGATAAACACCGCCGTACAGGTCTTGAACTTGGCGCAAATGCTTTTCTCAACAAACCCTTCGATCCGCAACAACTTATTGAGACGATTGAAAACTTCGTATCCTAATTGCGCTCAATTATGTCTTCTGTTGCTCTTGGTCAGCATGTGCCTTTCACATATTCAGGTGAAGCCGTTGTTGCTGAAATCGCAGGCAAGCTTTTTGGCATAGATACAGCCGTCGTTAAGTCGATCGTCGAGCTTCCCTCATCCGATAATCGTCTGCTCATTGAGCCGTATCTGGGCTCTTACTTTTATCAAAATGCAAAAATTCCCTTGCTGAATCTTGCTGATTTTTTTCTACTTTCGCCTTCATCTGCGCTTGAATCATCTGCGCTTGAAAAAGTAGTGGTCATTGTCATTCAAGCTGAACCCCCTTTTGCCGTGCTCGTCTCGCGCGTTTTAGGGAAGTTTCGCTCTGAGACAAGCTTTCCTTTACCGCAGGAAGTGTTTCTTTATCCTCATCTTTACCCATTAGCAGTTGAGTTTAATCGGTCGCATCTTTTGCTTATTGACGTACAGCACGCTTTCCGATACGTCGCTGAGTATGTTCAATCGACTGGCAATCTTTGAGTTTGGTGATGAAATCCTTTTTTGTTGTACGTATTGGGCGTTTCCACTTCGGTATACCAGCTGAATATGTGCGTCGCGCTCTACCTGTGATTCCGCACCTTGAGGCGCCTCTTCTCAAACCAAATTTTGGCGGGCTCGTGCTCTATAACAAACGGTTTATTGCCAAACTTTTTTTGGACAACGTGCTGCAGATTGGTCTCTATCGCCAAGCGGATTCCATCACGATGGATTCTACTGTCATTTTTGAAGTCTCAGGCGTCACGTTTTGCTCAACCGTAGACGAAGTGCTTCCTGTAACACCTGTTGAGGAACACCAAATTTTACCGATTGATGCAGCGCTGGTTACACGAGAACCAATTTTTCCTAAGCCAGAATATCTTCTTGGCTACTTTGAACATCGCCAAAAACATGTTTATATTCTTAACATGCCACACATCTTTCAGAGAAGTTTCACTGTGTCGCCAAATTAAAACTTCACGCATACAGCTATGTCTACTCAAGTCGCAGATTCCGTGGGTCATCGACGTGTGCTCATAGTCGATGATGAAGAAAACATTCCAATTGGTATTTTGAAAACGCTCTCGCGCTCTGGTCGTTACTACGCCAAGCATGCACAAAGTGGCGATCTTGCTGAGCAAATTCTTGCACAAGAGCCTTTCGATCTTGTCATTACTGACCTGAAAATGCCGAATAGCAAAGTTCAAGGCATTGATTTATTGCGCCACATTCGCACGACCTATCCTGATATTGGCGTCATTGTGATGACCGCCTACGGCTCGGCAGCCGTTCAAGAGGAAGCCTCACGTCGTGGCTCTCTGCTCTACATTGAAAAGCCGTTCGACTTAGAGAAGCTCTTTGGTGTGGTCGAGGATTTTTTTGCTCGCCGTGAGCAAGCCGCTAAGAGCGAAGCGCAGTCCTCTTCCGAGAGCATTCAAGGCGTTATCCCGGGTTTGCAACTGATGGATGTCATCCAGATGAACTGTCTTTCGCGTGTAACTTCCACACTGCACATCAAGCGTGGCGATGGCGGTGCTGAAGGCATCATTTGCTTCAACAAAGGCAACATCACCCATGCTGAAACCAGCACGCCACGCTCAGGCAAAGATGCCTTTTTTGAAATTCTCACATGGCGCGGCGGCAGCTTTGACACGATTGAACAAATCCCGCCCACCGTTACAATTGTTGAGAGTTGGGAACAATTAATGATCGAAGCTATGGGCATGGATCTTGGCGACGCCCCTGCACCAGAGTCCCAAACGCCGAAGCCGACGATTCGTATCCAAACCCCAGCTGCACCTAAAGATGATGTGGCAGATACATCTCGCATGCTCGATCGCGTTTTGGAAAATGCGCGTGCTGAAGCAGCTTTCCTCGTTACGCATACCGGCTTTGTTCTAGATAAGCGCGTTAGTCAATCTGCTATCGACTTAACCAAATCAGGCGATGAAATCTCCAAACTCCTACCTGGAATTTTTGCCGTTGGTAAGTCTATTTCTGGCGGCGGACTCAACGAAATTGTTTTGCGCTACAGCAACAAAACTGTAATGATTCGCAATGTGCAGGGCAATGACATTCTCTTTATTGTCATCTCTCCTGCTCATGTCTCTTCAGGCGATATGTTCAAAGCCATTGACCGAGAATCCGAGACCATCAAGAAAATTTTGTAGGCGCTTTCGTAATTGTCGCCGATTTAGTAAATTGCAAATTCTAAGATTTCACACCGACTCATAGACGAATCTTTATGAACTTCAGCGATGGACTTTCGCTCTTTTCTGAGCTTTCTTCCGTGGAAGGTGCACTTGTAGCCGATAGCGACGGTCTCACGCTCGCCAGTTCTTTTGCAAGCAAAGATGCACATGTGGCTCTTTCTCCAATTTTTCATCAACTGCTTGACGGGGTCTTCCGCCAACTTCAAGAACTTGGTGAATCGGCAAATCAACTTTGCATTGTGCAAGAGACTCGTCTAATTATTGTTGTTCCGATATTTGACGTATTTTTGCTTGTTTTTTCAAAAAAGGAAAACTTAGATAAATTGCAGTCTGTAGTTCAAGACGCCGCACATCGTATTGCAAGTATTGTTAAACCAGAGTTCCAAAACATCTAAATTTCTCACTGACGACAATGGCGAACATCAACTACGCGAACAAAGAGATTATCATCAAGATCGTCTACTACGGTCCCGGTATGAGCGGCAAGACCACAAACTTGCAAGTCATTCACCAGATGGTACCCCAAGACGCTGCCAGCAAGATGATTTCACTTGCCACAGAGCAAGACCGTACGCTCTTCTTTGACCTTCTTCCGCTTTCACTTGGCTCGGTCAAAGGCTTTAACACCAAGTTCCAACTTTACACTGTTCCGGGACAAGTCTATTACAACACGACACGCAAACTTGTGCTCAATGGCGTCGATGGTGTCGTGTTTGTTGCAGATTCGCAACAAGGCAAAATGCAAGAGAATAAAGAGAGCTTAGAGAATTTGAAAGATAACCTTGCCGAATATGGCATTGACCTTGCCAAATTCGCTGTCGTCATCCAATACAATAAGCGCGACTTGCCGAATGTCTACTCGATTGAGGAACTGCAACGCGAACTCAATCCTTATGGCTTTCCATACACGGAAGCTGTTGCTTTCAAAGGCATTGGTTTGATGGAGACTTTGAAACTCATCAGCAAACTGACCTTGCAACGCATCGGTCAGAAAACTGGTACTGGCGCATCAACGGCGGAACAAGCACCACCTAAACCTGCACCAGCTGCTGCTCCGCAAAGCAGCAGCGAATTCTTCAAGAATCTGCAAAATAAGATGAAGTAACCTGCTTTGCCTGCGCTGCTAAGCCTCAATAAGCATGAACTCAATAAAAGGCGAATGGATATTCGCCTTTTGTTTTTTAATCTGTGTTGAATACTTCTCGGTCAGTGCGACTTTGTAAAAGAGCGCTCCTTCAAACTTTTCTTACGCGGAAAAATTTGCGTTTGCCGACCTTGATGATTTTCTCACTATCGAGTCGCAAAATTTGCTTGGCATCACTGGCTTTAAGATTATCTACACTTACGCCTCCTTGCTCTACAAGTCGACGCGCTTCACTTTTTGATGTGCTTACCTTAGCCAGCACCATCACATCTAACAAACCAATTTCATCAGTACTGACATGCACTTCTTCAATATCATCAGGCGCTTCACCTTGAGCAATGCTCTCTGCCGCTTCTCTTTCGCGCAGACCTGCCTCTGCTGAATGAAAGAAGGCTACCGTTTTTTCACAAAGAAAATGCTTCGCTTCTCGTGGTGATTCTTTCAAGAGCTGTTCCAGCACTTTTAGGTCGCTCGCGTTCAGCACGCCCGTGTATTGTGCATATTTCATCATCAGACTGTCTGGCACCTTCAACATCCGTTGATACATCTCACGCGGTGGATCATTGAAGCCGATATAATTATCGAGCGACTTTGACATTTTTTGAACACCATCTATGCCCTCTAAAAGCGGCATTGTGATACACACTTGAGCTTCAGCTAAGCCATATTCACGCTGCATGTCGCGCCCGACCAAGAGATTGAATTTTTGGTCAGTGCCGCCAAGCTCGACATCGTTTTTGAGTTCTACCGAATCCATTGCTTGTGCCAGTGGATAAAGCAACTCATGAATCGCAATAGGTTCACCTGCTTTATAGCGATTTGTGAAATCATCACGCTCTAACATTCTGGCTACAGTGTATCGGCTTGCTAAGCGAATTACATCTTCAAATGTCATCTTACTTAGCCACTCTGAATTGTATCGAATGATAGTTTTGTCTTTGTCGAGAATTTTTGAGGCTTGTTCAAAGTAGGTTTGCCCATTTTGCTGTGTTTCTTTGCGCGAAAGTTGCGGGCGCGTTTTACTTTTGCCCGAAGGATCGCCAATCATTGCGGTAAAATCACCGATGATGAGAATGGCAAGGTGCCCTAAATCTTGAAAATCGCGCAGTTTGCGTAGGACTACTGCATGCCCAAGATGCAAATCCGGTCGTGAAGGATCAGCGCCGAGTTTAACTTTGAGCGGCTCGCCGGTTGCAAGGCTACGCTCAATTTTGCGCTCTAAGTCCTCGACAGGAATTACTTCCACTGTATTACGCAAAATCAGGTCAAGCTGCTCATTCTTTGGTGGGAAGGTTTGTTTTGCTGCGTTCATTAGCATTTGGATAAGTTCTGTTGATTTTTTTGAGAAGCAGAAATCGGTCAGTCACACTATTTTACAAGCAGCATCTTCTTTGTTTCTGAAAATGTTCCTGCTTGCAAGCGATAGAAATAGATACCTGATGCAAGACGAGAAGTTGCAGCAGAAAAAGGCACACTGTATCGTCCTGCATCCTGTCTTGCACGCACCAGCGTGGCAACTTCCCGCCCAAGTGCGTCAAACACTTTTAGACTCACTTCGCTTGCTACAGGCAGTTGATATGCAATCACCGTTGTCGGATTGAATGGATTCGGATAATTTTGATAGAGCTCAAACGCTTTATCTGCCTTTGACGATGTTTCTACGGATGACACTTGACGCGCACGCTCCAGTGCAGCCCTCGCATTGACAATACCCCAGCCCATTTCACGATTTGGCGCATGACTCTGACTTGCTGTTTGTCTTAGAATATCTCGCACTTGCACTGGCGTTAGCGCTGGATTTGTAGAGAGCAGGAGCGCTGCAACACCTGCCACAATTGGACACGAAAATGATGTGCCGTTTGCAACGACATAACTCGATGGCGTAGCAAGACCCGTAGTAAAGACGCCAACACCTGCCGCCATCACATCTGGTTTGATTCGACCATCTGCAGTTAGACCAACAGAACTAAACGGTGCCCGCACACCTGTGCTATTTACCGCTCCAACACTGATGATGCTATCGGCATCTGCTGGTGCACTCAAGGTATTGGCTGGCGCTGCAACAAACCCGGCATTACCGGCACTATTTACGACCACAATACCAAGGCGCGCGGCACGTGCTGCGGCTCGTGTTGAAATTGCTGTGCGACCGTCCATATCTTGCCATCGGTATGGTGGAAATGGTGGGTCGAAATCCAGGTAGCCCAGCGAGCTTGTGATAATATCAGCACCTAAGCTATCTGCCCACTGCGCTGCTGCCGCCCAGTTATCTTCTTCAACAGGCGTTTCTGACCGTGCATCTTCTGTGCGCGCCAAAGCATACTGCGCATCGTAGGCTACTCCAATAAGTCTTCCTGACTGATAGCCTGCAATGACGCCCATCGTTGCTGTACCGTGTGCGTGAACACCTAATTCGCTACGGTTTGCAACAAAATCATATCGTGCAACGACACGCAGCGTGTGGAATGCTTCATGTGTCAGATTCCCGAAGCCTGCATCAAAATTTGCAATCAACACACCACGTCCTGTAATACCTAACTGATGAACCTCTGGAATGTTGCAGAGCACAAGCTGTGCTAGCGATTGCCCGTAGTCAATCGTGTTCGTTTGTGTAAGCTTCGTTCCTATCGCACCTGTCTCTGACTTTTGTGCACGACTTAATTCTAAGGCTGGTACTGCTCTTAGTGATTCAAAAATAGGGTCGTCATCTAAATTGCTTCTGTCTGTTTTTTTATGCTGTGGCAGTTCATCAATTGCCCTGACGGCATCGCAAGCTACGAGAGCTGGCAAATCTCTGGCTTGAATCTCACCACTGACTGCGCCAAGCCATTTCAAGGTATGCCGAATCTTGAGCCCTCTTTTGGCGACTTCTTGCAAATCCGTTTCATCAAACGGCATATCTTCTTCTGTGATGACACTCGGCAATGCCCCACTCCGCACCATTTTCATTCGCCGCTGAATAGCTCTGGCTGAAAGCAACTCTTCAGGATGATACACACGCGCTGACTTGCGTTTTATCTGCACAATAACTTTGAGACGCTCACTGTCTTTTGCTTGCTCAATTCGGCGCAGCACTGCAGGCGAAAGTTTCTGCATTATTGCCTCACGGCTTTGTGCCTGTAGGCTTTGCACGCCCAGCAGCGTAAGCCATAATTGCAGGCACAGCACGGCATACTTTATTGAACTAAGCTCAAAGTTTTGCATTTTTGTCTCTATAAGGAAATGTTCGCTGGTCGCAGAGCTCAGGCACATTTCAGAAGTAAAAAATACAATCTATCCTTGAAAGTGAGACAACTTGTCGTACTTTTTCTTGCTTTACTTTCCCCTGCTCTTCTTACTGCACAAATCCTCACCGTGCGCGATAAAGATACCAAGCAACCGCTTGCTGGCGTTAAAATCCTAAGTCAATCGCTGGCACTTTCCGCTACAACAAATGCCAAGGGCGAAGCAAACATCTCTGCCTTCAAAGGCTCTGAAAAAATTGACATTTGGTTATATGGCTATAAGTCAATTAGCCTAAGCTATGCGTCGATTAAGGAGCGCGGTTTTGAGGTCTTTCTTACTGCATCACCTATTTCAGCCAATGAAATTGTTGTCAGTGCCACACGCTGGGAGCAGCGCAAACACGATGTGCCCAGCAAAATTACAGTGATTTCACCAAGAGATGTTGCTTTGTTTAATCCACAAACTGCAGCCGATTTGCTTGGCAGTTCTGGTGAAGTCTTTGTTCAGAAAAGTCAGCAAGGCGGCGGTAGCCCCATGATTCGTGGTTTTGCTACGCACCGCTTGCTCTATGCCGTCGACGGTATTCGCATGAACACGGCTATTTTTCGCGCTGGCAACCTTCAAAATGTTATCTCGCTTGACCCCTTTGCAATTGAAAACACAGAAGTTTTCTTCGGTCCGGGCTCTGTGATTTACGGCAGTGATGCCATCGGCGGCGTGATGAACTTTCAGACACTTACACCAAAATTCTCAGCTAACGATGATGATGTTTTTATCAACGCTTCTGCGCTCGGACGCTTCTCTTCTGCGAACTCCGAACAAACTGGGCACTTCGAGCTCAACATCGGCTGGAAAAACATTGCCTTGCTGACAAGTTTTAGTAGCTACGCTTTCAGCGACTTACTGATGGGACGCAACGGTCGCGACGAATACCTACGCCCATTTTATGTGGTTCGCATCGATAGCCTCGACCGCATTGTTACAAACGATAATCCTCTTCTACAACGACCAAATAGCTATTCGCAAATTAACTTAATGCAAAAAGTTCGTGCGCAGATTTCCGATGCATGGGATGTACAGTATGGGTTTCACTTTTCAGAAACTTCCGAGTATGCGCGTTACGATAGGCTCATTGAAACAACTGCAAATGGCTTGCCGCGCAGCGCAGTCTGGAACTACGGACCACAAAAGTGGACCATGCACAATT
This region of [Chlorobium] sp. 445 genomic DNA includes:
- a CDS encoding tyrosine--tRNA ligase, with product MNAAKQTFPPKNEQLDLILRNTVEVIPVEDLERKIERSLATGEPLKVKLGADPSRPDLHLGHAVVLRKLRDFQDLGHLAILIIGDFTAMIGDPSGKSKTRPQLSRKETQQNGQTYFEQASKILDKDKTIIRYNSEWLSKMTFEDVIRLASRYTVARMLERDDFTNRYKAGEPIAIHELLYPLAQAMDSVELKNDVELGGTDQKFNLLVGRDMQREYGLAEAQVCITMPLLEGIDGVQKMSKSLDNYIGFNDPPREMYQRMLKVPDSLMMKYAQYTGVLNASDLKVLEQLLKESPREAKHFLCEKTVAFFHSAEAGLREREAAESIAQGEAPDDIEEVHVSTDEIGLLDVMVLAKVSTSKSEARRLVEQGGVSVDNLKASDAKQILRLDSEKIIKVGKRKFFRVRKV
- a CDS encoding gliding-motility protein MglA; translation: MANINYANKEIIIKIVYYGPGMSGKTTNLQVIHQMVPQDAASKMISLATEQDRTLFFDLLPLSLGSVKGFNTKFQLYTVPGQVYYNTTRKLVLNGVDGVVFVADSQQGKMQENKESLENLKDNLAEYGIDLAKFAVVIQYNKRDLPNVYSIEELQRELNPYGFPYTEAVAFKGIGLMETLKLISKLTLQRIGQKTGTGASTAEQAPPKPAPAAAPQSSSEFFKNLQNKMK